In Akkermansia muciniphila, one DNA window encodes the following:
- a CDS encoding 50S ribosomal protein L11 methyltransferase: MTWSWNKLSAAKWEDAWSERIAGNPNAVITKIKGGKTVRITVYCDDEEDALALKKYFGGTVREVRTQDWVAAQKREKRPPLKIRDALVITEQSSPENLAALRKQFPSRSILSVPAEMAFGTGDHATTSTCLRFICDVAKSRRKTSWTMTDIGCGTAVLAMAALKLGAEHATAFDFDPMAIEVARHNMVRNAVTAEQLDLFVGDVFEWKPSESQQGDLVVANLFSTILQRAFPHIIAAMKKDAALVISGILASQWEETKEAAERHGLFFEQVVKRGKWITAKGGMAR; this comes from the coding sequence ATGACATGGAGTTGGAACAAACTTTCCGCCGCCAAATGGGAAGACGCGTGGAGCGAACGCATCGCCGGGAATCCGAACGCCGTGATTACAAAAATCAAAGGGGGAAAAACGGTCCGAATTACCGTTTACTGCGATGATGAAGAAGACGCCCTGGCTTTGAAAAAATATTTTGGAGGAACCGTCCGGGAAGTCAGGACGCAGGACTGGGTGGCGGCCCAAAAGCGGGAAAAACGCCCTCCGCTCAAAATAAGAGACGCCCTGGTCATTACGGAACAGAGCTCTCCGGAAAATCTGGCCGCCCTGCGGAAGCAGTTCCCCTCGCGCAGCATCCTGAGCGTCCCCGCCGAAATGGCTTTCGGAACAGGAGACCACGCTACCACATCCACCTGCCTGCGTTTCATCTGCGACGTTGCCAAATCCCGCAGAAAAACATCATGGACCATGACGGATATAGGCTGCGGCACCGCCGTGCTCGCTATGGCGGCGCTGAAGCTGGGGGCGGAGCACGCCACGGCCTTCGACTTTGACCCCATGGCTATTGAAGTGGCCCGGCACAACATGGTCCGCAACGCCGTCACGGCGGAACAGCTGGACTTATTTGTGGGAGACGTCTTCGAATGGAAGCCTTCGGAATCCCAGCAGGGGGATCTTGTCGTCGCCAACCTGTTTTCAACTATCCTGCAAAGAGCTTTTCCGCATATCATCGCCGCCATGAAGAAGGATGCCGCACTGGTCATCTCCGGCATTCTGGCCTCCCAGTGGGAAGAAACGAAAGAGGCAGCGGAACGCCACGGGCTGTTCTTTGAACAGGTCGTCAAACGCGGCAAATGGATCACGGCAAAAGGCGGCATGGCCCGGTAG
- a CDS encoding PEP-CTERM sorting domain-containing protein (PEP-CTERM proteins occur, often in large numbers, in the proteomes of bacteria that also encode an exosortase, a predicted intramembrane cysteine proteinase. The presence of a PEP-CTERM domain at a protein's C-terminus predicts cleavage within the sorting domain, followed by covalent anchoring to some some component of the (usually Gram-negative) cell surface. Many PEP-CTERM proteins exhibit an unusual sequence composition that includes large numbers of potential glycosylation sites. Expression of one such protein has been shown restore the ability of a bacterium to form floc, a type of biofilm.): MKKSLFLLMSAALLGSASASSVSWTGRAGTENWTDAANWDTNAVPGNGDTISISGASVNWEKNGGSIFGNSSTIFNLTDGATVSLGNLTPSSSIPSKNPRFDGQFNVGEGSVLNVNALFAYGTSRIDGTVNVYNIFDPGANHSMVFGVHGVINYMSGSMNGVEGNNRTTTISASLNTGIVTATSTYGLEKRYLICGAEEEAFNTNLYQTWNLAAGTITGTDGGALTSTEGELTATAEDFGKYHLGTDEKGVYVQYVAVVPEPATASLSLLGLTALMMRRRRLA; encoded by the coding sequence ATGAAGAAATCATTGTTTTTATTGATGAGTGCTGCCTTGTTAGGAAGCGCTTCCGCTTCTTCCGTATCATGGACTGGTAGAGCAGGAACTGAAAATTGGACAGATGCGGCCAACTGGGATACCAATGCTGTCCCGGGCAATGGCGATACCATTAGCATCAGCGGCGCTTCCGTTAATTGGGAAAAAAACGGAGGTTCCATCTTTGGTAATTCTTCCACCATTTTCAATCTAACCGACGGAGCAACGGTTTCTCTGGGAAACTTAACTCCTTCTTCATCAATTCCCAGCAAAAATCCCCGGTTTGACGGGCAATTCAACGTGGGAGAAGGAAGCGTTTTGAACGTCAATGCGCTGTTTGCGTACGGCACAAGCCGGATTGACGGGACGGTGAACGTTTACAATATTTTTGATCCGGGTGCCAATCATTCCATGGTTTTTGGTGTTCATGGCGTGATCAATTACATGTCCGGCTCCATGAATGGGGTGGAAGGCAATAACCGCACGACGACCATTTCCGCTTCCCTGAATACCGGGATAGTAACAGCGACATCTACATATGGTCTTGAAAAGAGGTATTTGATTTGCGGGGCTGAAGAAGAAGCTTTCAACACAAATCTTTATCAAACGTGGAACCTTGCAGCGGGGACAATAACTGGAACCGATGGAGGCGCGCTGACTTCTACTGAAGGAGAGTTGACTGCGACAGCCGAGGATTTTGGCAAATATCATCTGGGTACTGACGAGAAGGGTGTGTATGTCCAATATGTGGCCGTTGTGCCGGAACCTGCCACAGCCTCCCTGAGCCTCCTGGGGCTGACTGCTCTCATGATGCGCCGCCGCCGATTGGCATAG
- the rimO gene encoding 30S ribosomal protein S12 methylthiotransferase RimO, producing the protein MPLTVGLISLGCPKNLVDSEIMIGHLQTAGMTMTPEPELADVMVVNTCAFIDQAKQEAIDAILDIVRARENGAYPENQKLIVAGCLSQRFRKELPALLPEVDAFIGPDQITKLPEIITQVMNRTIQDRNFIEGKCRYVPDWNTPRYRLTPPHTAYIKIAEGCNHGCAYCIIPMIRGRHRSRSQQDVVREAEALIRFGVKEICLIAQDITYYGMDKWTDERPNRRSAVDSSRGESLASLLRALNAIEGEFWIRLLYTHPAHWSDELTAAIAECPKVARYVDIPLQHISDNMLDAMQRVTDGDYIRTLLRKIRKAVPGIAIRTTFITGFPGETEEDHQELMEFIEEFRFERAGIFTFSREEGTKAYKMPNQVHHRTKARRYNEATMLLARLASETGQEQIGRQIRVLVDAPGVARTEWDAPDIDGTVSVPLTLPVGQFATVTVTDAVAYELTAE; encoded by the coding sequence ATGCCTCTCACCGTTGGACTCATTTCCCTGGGCTGTCCCAAGAATCTGGTTGACTCTGAAATCATGATCGGCCACCTGCAAACAGCCGGCATGACCATGACTCCGGAACCGGAACTTGCGGATGTAATGGTAGTCAATACCTGCGCTTTCATTGACCAGGCCAAGCAGGAAGCCATCGACGCCATTCTGGACATCGTGCGCGCCCGGGAAAACGGGGCTTATCCGGAAAACCAGAAACTCATCGTGGCGGGCTGCCTGTCCCAGCGTTTCCGGAAGGAACTGCCCGCCCTGCTGCCGGAGGTGGACGCCTTTATCGGTCCGGACCAAATCACCAAACTGCCGGAAATCATCACTCAAGTGATGAACCGGACCATACAGGACCGGAATTTCATTGAAGGGAAATGCAGGTACGTTCCTGACTGGAACACGCCGCGCTACCGCCTTACCCCGCCGCACACGGCCTACATCAAGATAGCGGAAGGCTGCAACCACGGCTGCGCCTACTGCATTATTCCCATGATCCGCGGACGCCACCGCAGCCGTTCCCAGCAGGACGTGGTGCGTGAAGCGGAAGCCCTTATCCGGTTCGGCGTGAAGGAAATCTGCCTCATCGCGCAGGACATCACCTATTACGGCATGGATAAATGGACGGACGAACGCCCCAACCGCCGCAGCGCGGTCGATTCCTCCCGCGGAGAGTCCCTGGCCTCCCTGCTCCGCGCCCTGAACGCCATTGAGGGGGAATTCTGGATCAGGCTGCTTTACACCCACCCCGCCCACTGGAGCGACGAACTGACCGCAGCCATCGCGGAATGCCCCAAAGTGGCCCGCTATGTAGACATCCCCCTCCAGCACATTTCCGATAACATGCTGGACGCCATGCAGCGCGTAACGGACGGAGACTATATCCGCACCTTGCTCCGGAAGATCCGGAAAGCCGTTCCGGGCATCGCCATCCGCACCACCTTCATCACCGGATTCCCCGGAGAAACGGAAGAAGACCATCAGGAGCTGATGGAGTTTATCGAGGAATTCCGTTTTGAACGCGCCGGCATATTCACCTTCTCACGGGAGGAAGGGACAAAAGCCTACAAGATGCCCAACCAGGTGCACCACCGCACCAAGGCGCGCCGCTACAATGAAGCAACCATGTTGCTGGCGCGTCTCGCCTCGGAAACGGGCCAGGAGCAAATCGGCAGACAAATCCGCGTGCTGGTGGATGCTCCCGGAGTCGCCAGGACGGAATGGGATGCTCCGGACATCGACGGAACCGTTTCCGTTCCTCTGACGCTGCCCGTCGGACAATTCGCCACCGTCACCGTAACGGATGCCGTTGCGTATGAACTGACGGCGGAATAA
- a CDS encoding NfeD family protein encodes MKRIHLLLLALLALFAGYPFRAAAEETFRDRVVVIPVGEDSLTSKQSFGFMNRILKRAQEEQARAVIFDLNTPGGLAWETSEMMMKSIQPLTIPTYAYVNPRAMSAGALISAACDKIYMAPVSSIGAAGIITSSGEEMDPVMRKKAESAFWAFTRSVVTEKGYRPEVVKAMMIPSDQEQQFGPVKLEKGALLTLTGKEAAARLEDGRPLLAQGTASSVTDLLAQEKVNAPVVTAEPTAFERIGLWIAWASPILILLGIGGIYMEFKTPGFGIGGVVAIAAFALFFFGNNIAGNLAGYETAALLVLGIVLLCVEFFVIPGTFIAAIAGGVCIFLALFGGMVSSWEWDHIIRDGQWDDVNTLAAVLGIPLLKLALGLTGGSLLIALLMKYLPDSVLMRRVTNATVSGGSAGEAVNIARVQVGDRGNAVTELKPNGKAMIHGEICEVFSRQGILIKGTPVRVVDIRPFDLVVVKDDSPSGD; translated from the coding sequence ATGAAGCGCATTCACCTTCTGTTGCTGGCTCTGCTGGCCCTGTTTGCCGGCTACCCCTTCCGGGCGGCCGCGGAGGAAACCTTCCGCGACAGGGTAGTCGTCATCCCCGTGGGGGAAGACTCCCTGACCAGCAAACAGAGCTTCGGTTTCATGAACCGCATCCTGAAGAGGGCGCAAGAGGAACAGGCGCGCGCGGTAATATTCGACTTGAACACGCCCGGGGGCCTGGCCTGGGAAACCAGCGAGATGATGATGAAAAGCATCCAGCCGCTCACCATTCCCACCTACGCCTACGTGAACCCCAGGGCCATGTCCGCCGGGGCGCTCATCTCCGCGGCGTGCGATAAAATTTACATGGCGCCCGTCTCCTCCATAGGGGCGGCCGGCATCATCACTTCATCCGGAGAGGAAATGGACCCCGTCATGCGCAAGAAAGCGGAAAGCGCCTTCTGGGCCTTTACCCGCTCCGTCGTGACGGAAAAGGGTTACCGCCCGGAAGTGGTGAAAGCCATGATGATCCCGTCCGACCAGGAACAGCAGTTCGGCCCCGTCAAACTGGAAAAAGGCGCCCTCCTGACCCTGACGGGCAAGGAAGCCGCCGCGCGGCTGGAAGACGGCAGGCCCCTGCTGGCCCAGGGCACAGCCTCCTCCGTCACGGACCTGCTGGCCCAGGAGAAAGTGAATGCCCCTGTGGTCACGGCGGAACCTACGGCCTTTGAGCGCATCGGCCTGTGGATTGCGTGGGCTTCCCCCATCCTGATCCTACTGGGCATCGGCGGCATTTACATGGAATTCAAAACGCCGGGATTCGGCATCGGCGGCGTTGTGGCCATTGCCGCGTTTGCCCTGTTCTTCTTCGGCAACAACATTGCCGGGAATCTGGCCGGCTATGAGACGGCGGCCCTGCTCGTTCTGGGCATAGTCCTTCTTTGCGTGGAATTCTTCGTTATCCCGGGCACGTTCATTGCGGCCATTGCGGGCGGCGTCTGCATTTTTCTGGCCCTGTTCGGCGGCATGGTCAGCTCCTGGGAATGGGACCACATCATCCGGGACGGACAGTGGGATGACGTCAACACCTTGGCGGCAGTCCTGGGCATCCCCCTCCTGAAACTGGCCCTGGGCCTGACCGGAGGCTCCCTCCTGATTGCCCTGCTGATGAAATACCTCCCGGATTCCGTCCTGATGCGCCGCGTCACCAACGCCACAGTCAGCGGAGGTTCCGCCGGCGAGGCGGTCAACATTGCGCGCGTTCAGGTAGGAGACCGCGGGAACGCCGTCACGGAGCTGAAACCTAACGGAAAAGCCATGATTCATGGCGAAATATGCGAGGTTTTCTCTCGACAAGGCATACTGATTAAGGGTACCCCTGTGCGCGTCGTGGACATCCGTCCATTCGACCTCGTCGTCGTCAAGGACGACTCCCCCTCCGGGGATTGA
- the dnaG gene encoding DNA primase, with product MPPVIDWFRLMGRIDEDSIRRVLEATDIVDVVGAYLPLKRAGSRWKACCPFHNEKTPSFIVDQSRQNFKCFGCGEGGSAITFVMKMENLGFADTVRRLAEKAGISIVEEVYDAAEEKRRKARTALLVAHKKAAGFFHRLLLCSPKAAEARAYLNSRGYGADMAKRWQVGWAPDSSWEFLAWARREGIPDQVLIDSGLANRGERGDLYARFRDRLMFPINNVYGECVAFSGRILRPQENAGKYVNSPETAIFKKGDVVFALDKARGPMGKSGKALLCEGQIDVIACHEAGISFAVAPLGTAFTPEHARILSRYASRIVLCFDADKAGMAAADRAFRELAPFGKDIYLVNLPAGDDPDSFMKREGKEAFSGMVEQARSFFEVRMERARESGLLDDAASSAAFAREMTALLACMSDPVARDLATADMATRMRMAADNLRGAVRMAGRRKGQEQAQSAERKMAAEVPHQPPVKMDRAVAVLCELAIQNSRAQGLIVDRIEELLEPMRLLQGGGILKKILARLPSPDSPAAVQAFLASLPQPERDALGMLNLEPIPIPDVDRSVQEACSGIAKAALERHIASLMAELADPSTDAARRLELSKLSVDLKRLLGTM from the coding sequence GTGCCCCCTGTGATAGACTGGTTCCGCCTTATGGGAAGGATTGATGAAGACAGCATCCGGCGCGTTCTGGAGGCCACTGACATTGTAGATGTAGTAGGGGCCTATCTTCCCCTGAAAAGGGCCGGTTCCCGGTGGAAAGCGTGCTGTCCGTTCCACAATGAAAAGACGCCTTCCTTTATTGTGGACCAGAGTCGGCAGAATTTCAAATGCTTTGGTTGCGGGGAAGGCGGGTCCGCCATCACTTTTGTAATGAAGATGGAGAACCTGGGGTTTGCGGATACCGTGCGAAGGCTGGCGGAAAAAGCCGGAATCTCCATTGTGGAGGAAGTTTATGACGCGGCGGAGGAAAAGCGGCGCAAGGCACGCACGGCGTTGCTGGTGGCCCACAAGAAAGCAGCTGGGTTTTTCCACAGGCTCCTGCTTTGTTCCCCGAAGGCGGCGGAGGCCAGGGCTTACCTGAATTCCCGCGGATACGGGGCGGACATGGCGAAACGCTGGCAGGTGGGATGGGCGCCTGACTCCTCGTGGGAGTTTCTGGCCTGGGCCCGCAGAGAGGGGATTCCGGACCAGGTGCTGATTGATTCCGGTCTCGCCAACCGCGGAGAACGGGGAGATCTGTACGCCCGCTTCCGGGACAGGCTGATGTTCCCCATCAACAATGTGTACGGAGAATGTGTGGCGTTTTCCGGCCGTATTCTGCGGCCTCAGGAAAACGCAGGCAAGTACGTTAATTCCCCGGAGACGGCCATTTTCAAAAAGGGGGATGTGGTGTTTGCCCTGGACAAGGCGCGCGGTCCAATGGGAAAAAGCGGCAAAGCCCTGTTGTGCGAAGGGCAGATTGACGTCATTGCCTGCCATGAGGCAGGGATTTCTTTTGCCGTAGCGCCTTTGGGGACGGCGTTTACTCCGGAGCATGCCAGGATTCTTTCACGCTATGCTTCGCGGATAGTGTTGTGTTTTGACGCGGATAAGGCGGGCATGGCTGCGGCGGACCGGGCATTCCGTGAACTGGCCCCCTTCGGCAAGGATATTTACCTGGTGAACCTTCCTGCCGGGGACGATCCGGATTCTTTCATGAAGAGGGAAGGGAAAGAGGCTTTTTCCGGGATGGTGGAGCAGGCCCGTTCCTTCTTTGAGGTCCGCATGGAACGGGCCAGGGAGAGCGGCTTGTTGGATGACGCGGCTTCCAGCGCCGCTTTTGCCCGTGAGATGACGGCCTTGCTGGCCTGCATGAGCGATCCGGTGGCCCGGGACCTGGCTACGGCTGACATGGCCACGCGCATGCGCATGGCTGCGGATAATTTGCGCGGCGCCGTCAGAATGGCCGGACGCCGGAAGGGGCAGGAACAGGCCCAGTCCGCAGAACGCAAGATGGCTGCGGAGGTTCCGCATCAGCCTCCTGTAAAGATGGATCGCGCCGTGGCCGTGCTTTGTGAACTGGCCATTCAGAATTCCCGTGCGCAGGGGCTTATCGTGGACCGCATTGAAGAATTGCTGGAGCCGATGCGGCTGCTGCAGGGCGGAGGCATCTTAAAGAAAATTCTGGCCAGGCTGCCTTCTCCGGACAGCCCCGCGGCCGTTCAGGCTTTTCTGGCGTCCCTGCCTCAGCCGGAACGGGACGCCCTGGGCATGCTGAATCTGGAACCTATCCCCATTCCCGATGTGGACAGGAGCGTACAGGAAGCCTGCTCCGGCATTGCGAAGGCCGCTTTGGAGAGGCACATCGCCTCCCTGATGGCGGAACTGGCGGATCCCTCCACGGATGCTGCCAGAAGGCTGGAATTATCCAAACTTAGTGTTGACTTGAAGCGTTTGCTGGGTACAATGTAA
- a CDS encoding riboflavin synthase yields the protein MFTGLVETTGTVEGFTPINGGARLTLAIPFGRELSLGDSVAVNGCCLTVDALEGERISFDLLSQTLRVTSLGNLKPGGLVNLERAMSAMDRFGGHFVMGHVDHTGTIAALEPVGQDHRLEVRIPEELTRYCIDKGSITIDGISLTIANLNGSLLEFWITPHTFGRTNLQDAVPGQPVNLEVDMLAKYVEKLFSARERAEG from the coding sequence ATGTTTACCGGACTCGTTGAAACAACAGGAACTGTGGAAGGGTTTACGCCTATTAACGGCGGAGCCCGGCTGACGCTGGCCATTCCGTTCGGCCGTGAACTTTCCCTGGGGGATTCCGTTGCCGTCAACGGATGCTGCCTGACGGTGGATGCCCTGGAGGGTGAACGCATCTCCTTTGATCTTCTTTCCCAGACTCTCCGCGTCACCAGTCTGGGAAACCTCAAGCCGGGGGGGCTGGTTAATCTGGAACGCGCCATGTCCGCCATGGACCGTTTCGGCGGCCACTTCGTGATGGGGCATGTGGATCATACCGGCACGATTGCCGCCCTGGAGCCCGTAGGGCAGGACCACCGTCTGGAGGTGCGCATTCCGGAGGAACTAACCCGCTATTGTATTGACAAGGGTTCCATCACCATTGACGGCATTTCCCTGACCATAGCCAATTTGAACGGCTCCCTGCTGGAGTTCTGGATTACTCCCCATACTTTCGGCCGAACGAATCTGCAGGATGCCGTTCCCGGCCAGCCGGTGAATCTGGAAGTGGATATGCTGGCCAAGTATGTAGAGAAACTGTTTTCTGCACGTGAACGTGCGGAAGGATAG
- a CDS encoding 4-alpha-glucanotransferase has product MDEKRLAGVVLPLFSLRRSNDHGIGDLTALRQWIDWAADAHVGFLQLLPVNALGRDECPSPYSAISSVALEPLYLSLEPWTIPGLEERVFNETGDTLPWEQPSGPDLVDYPKVRFWKMWILRGAWNNFKTKPEYECIMPKFREWVKEQGSWLEDFVCFQVLCDLFGTEIWWRWPEQDPARAKAIAADYEEEKDFARWLQWLCEKQWEFIRIYADERNVKLMGDIPIGVSLSSADVFFERHLFDTEWCGGAPAEGSYAEDPFTAKWGQNWGIPLYKWDVMAQDNFAWWRRRVKYCTKIFSMYRIDHILGFYRIYSFPWKPTENGDFLPLSHDQAAQRTGGRLPGFKPRGDDNAADRNMNLADGDLYLRLLLSAAPGVSVVGEDLGCVPDYVRPNMRQLDIPGFKIPHWEIKEDGTITSGQEYHECSFAAFGTHDFETIMQTWNDSYAKIERARKLGLWEDGSPKTPSGPEQENIVRQAEDGARLLKWFADFSGMQPETWLSCWNQEIKTAMYNALFRSRSRYAAILWPALFGINKRLNIPGTTGGTNWRERMPFKAVEACGMPQTAWLRTIIDGSGRMPLQGEDAIRALKESSKRLFPKITVNNERFLKRMLMWPNGKSL; this is encoded by the coding sequence ATGGATGAGAAAAGATTAGCCGGCGTAGTTCTGCCATTGTTCTCCCTGCGCCGTAGCAATGACCACGGCATCGGTGACTTGACGGCCTTGCGCCAATGGATTGACTGGGCGGCGGACGCCCATGTGGGGTTCCTTCAGCTGCTCCCCGTCAACGCCCTGGGCAGGGACGAATGCCCCTCCCCCTATTCCGCCATCAGCTCCGTAGCTTTGGAACCCCTGTACCTTTCCCTGGAACCCTGGACCATCCCCGGCCTGGAAGAACGCGTATTCAATGAAACGGGGGACACGCTGCCGTGGGAACAGCCCTCCGGCCCGGATCTGGTGGACTATCCCAAGGTCAGATTCTGGAAAATGTGGATTCTGCGGGGAGCCTGGAACAATTTCAAAACCAAGCCGGAATATGAATGCATCATGCCCAAATTCAGGGAATGGGTGAAAGAACAGGGAAGCTGGCTGGAAGACTTTGTCTGTTTTCAGGTCCTCTGCGACCTGTTCGGCACGGAAATCTGGTGGCGCTGGCCGGAACAGGATCCGGCGCGGGCCAAGGCCATTGCCGCCGATTACGAGGAAGAAAAGGACTTTGCCCGCTGGCTCCAGTGGCTCTGTGAAAAACAGTGGGAATTCATCCGTATTTATGCGGACGAACGCAATGTGAAGCTGATGGGGGATATCCCCATTGGCGTTTCCCTTTCCAGCGCCGACGTCTTTTTTGAACGCCACCTGTTTGACACGGAATGGTGCGGAGGAGCCCCGGCGGAAGGCAGCTATGCGGAAGACCCATTCACGGCCAAATGGGGGCAAAACTGGGGCATTCCGCTGTATAAATGGGATGTCATGGCTCAGGATAACTTCGCCTGGTGGCGCCGCAGGGTAAAGTACTGCACCAAGATTTTCAGCATGTACAGGATTGACCACATCCTGGGCTTTTACCGCATTTACTCCTTCCCGTGGAAACCCACGGAAAACGGGGACTTCCTGCCTCTTTCCCACGATCAGGCGGCCCAGAGGACGGGCGGGAGGCTGCCCGGCTTCAAGCCCCGCGGGGATGATAATGCTGCGGACCGCAACATGAACCTAGCGGACGGAGACCTGTATCTGCGCCTTCTGCTTTCCGCCGCTCCCGGCGTCAGCGTGGTGGGGGAAGACCTGGGCTGCGTTCCGGATTACGTGCGCCCGAACATGCGCCAGCTGGATATTCCCGGTTTCAAGATTCCTCACTGGGAAATCAAGGAGGACGGAACCATTACGTCCGGACAGGAGTATCACGAATGCTCCTTTGCGGCGTTCGGAACGCATGACTTCGAAACCATCATGCAGACATGGAACGACAGCTACGCGAAAATAGAACGCGCCCGCAAGCTGGGACTGTGGGAGGACGGCTCCCCCAAAACGCCGTCCGGCCCGGAACAGGAAAACATCGTGCGCCAGGCGGAGGACGGAGCGCGCCTGCTGAAATGGTTTGCGGATTTCTCCGGCATGCAGCCTGAAACCTGGCTTTCCTGCTGGAACCAGGAAATCAAAACGGCCATGTACAACGCCCTGTTCCGTTCCCGTTCCCGTTATGCGGCCATTCTCTGGCCTGCCCTCTTCGGCATCAACAAACGCCTCAATATTCCCGGCACTACGGGAGGAACCAACTGGAGGGAGCGCATGCCCTTCAAGGCCGTGGAAGCATGCGGCATGCCGCAGACAGCATGGCTGCGCACCATCATCGACGGCTCCGGCCGCATGCCGCTGCAGGGTGAAGACGCCATCAGGGCGCTCAAGGAATCCAGCAAACGCCTCTTCCCGAAAATCACCGTCAACAACGAACGCTTCCTGAAACGGATGCTGATGTGGCCGAACGGCAAATCCCTATAG